A window of the Candidatus Dormiibacterota bacterium genome harbors these coding sequences:
- a CDS encoding histidine kinase dimerization/phospho-acceptor domain-containing protein, with product MAKKHSGQKTGGNVRGAKRQPDADSPSSHAHHEMDCLGAAVVVVDRAGSVLRASGWRRIVDAPAPSRIPPSDDMPDQLLDGIGAAIDEARRLCAPTRRVVAVELDKRRFYSVSAGPLGAGGDGQAAALVLEITDAFGLGPREGDSIRELAHDLRTPLASMSGAVELLESGRLGQLTPEQVRLLGMLGKGMLMMLSLIDDATARAKAAQAADGRGRATA from the coding sequence GTGGCGAAGAAACATTCCGGGCAGAAGACCGGCGGCAACGTGCGCGGCGCAAAGAGGCAGCCGGATGCGGACTCGCCTTCGAGCCATGCGCACCACGAGATGGACTGCCTCGGCGCGGCCGTCGTGGTCGTCGACCGAGCCGGGTCGGTCCTCCGGGCGAGCGGCTGGCGGAGAATCGTCGACGCCCCCGCGCCGTCGCGCATCCCCCCCTCGGACGACATGCCCGACCAGCTCCTCGACGGCATCGGCGCCGCCATCGACGAGGCGCGCCGGCTGTGCGCCCCGACCCGCCGCGTGGTCGCCGTCGAGCTCGACAAGAGACGCTTCTACTCGGTCTCGGCCGGGCCGCTCGGCGCCGGCGGCGACGGTCAGGCGGCGGCGCTGGTCCTGGAGATCACCGACGCCTTCGGTCTCGGCCCGCGAGAGGGGGATTCGATCCGCGAGCTGGCGCACGACCTGCGCACGCCCCTGGCGTCGATGAGCGGCGCCGTCGAGCTCCTGGAGTCCGGCCGCCTCGGGCAGCTGACGCCCGAGCAGGTCCGGCTCCTGGGGATGCTGGGGAAGGGGATGCTGATGATGCTGTCGTTGATCGACGACGCGACGGCGCGCGCCAAGGCCGCCCAGGCGGCGGACGGCCGCGGCCGCGCCACGGCCTGA
- a CDS encoding response regulator, whose protein sequence is MPGKILVADDSPNIREILKISLEGDGYTVVLAEDGEMALSVVAQEKPDLLIMDVMMPKVNGFQVCRRVKTDRATHDVPVIMLTAKSAQQDVFWGKDCGADEYLTKPFSTKELVKTIDRLLKVRQQQQQQQTVHASGVAEELLKRHERGEDGRVVHLEWDPRAMDIFRKKYGEFKLGEAYRQFRVAAEEFLKDHDDPGPVELHDVNGLTLVLRGGEPEAKKAAAKLVKRLNEIATGLYAAEDRDRGFIPFRNPRTSQEEKLPLLSFSPRIASDKAA, encoded by the coding sequence ATGCCCGGTAAGATCCTGGTCGCCGACGACTCGCCGAACATCCGGGAGATCCTGAAGATCAGCCTCGAGGGGGACGGCTACACCGTCGTCCTCGCCGAGGACGGCGAGATGGCCCTGTCCGTGGTGGCGCAGGAGAAGCCCGACCTTCTCATCATGGACGTCATGATGCCGAAGGTGAACGGCTTCCAGGTCTGCCGCCGCGTGAAGACCGATCGCGCGACCCACGACGTGCCGGTGATCATGCTGACCGCCAAGAGCGCGCAGCAGGACGTCTTCTGGGGGAAGGACTGCGGGGCCGACGAGTATCTGACCAAGCCGTTCAGCACGAAGGAGCTGGTCAAGACGATCGATCGCCTCCTGAAGGTGAGGCAGCAGCAACAGCAGCAGCAAACGGTCCACGCCTCCGGGGTGGCCGAGGAGCTGCTCAAAAGACACGAGCGCGGCGAGGACGGCCGGGTCGTACACCTCGAGTGGGACCCGCGCGCCATGGACATCTTCCGCAAGAAGTACGGGGAGTTCAAGCTGGGCGAGGCGTACCGGCAGTTCCGCGTCGCCGCCGAGGAGTTCCTGAAGGACCATGACGATCCGGGGCCGGTCGAGCTGCACGACGTGAACGGCCTCACGCTGGTCCTGCGCGGCGGCGAGCCGGAGGCGAAGAAGGCGGCCGCCAAGCTGGTCAAGCGCCTCAACGAGATCGCGACCGGTCTCTACGCCGCCGAGGACCGCGACCGCGGCTTCATCCCGTTCCGGAATCCCCGCACCTCGCAGGAAGAGAAGCTCCCGCTCCTGTCCTTCAGCCCCCGCATCGCCTCCGACAAGGCCGCCTAG